Proteins found in one Passer domesticus isolate bPasDom1 chromosome 16, bPasDom1.hap1, whole genome shotgun sequence genomic segment:
- the LOC135282281 gene encoding centrosome-associated protein CEP250-like, protein MSITEIDPEGNFVSQVAVVEDVFVSQEEEPSSWSLEQLSWESSDQGHAATQACREEELLGQKAELEGRLAATEWLRQDLSRQLAETRSAKESLESRLFAAQQQIAQLEISRNHLEAHMLTVTQDKEVIEGQVKCLQGELEAERALRKQEQEDTAQELLQAQQQHHKSLRPQGTAQQVEIKKLLEDLAGERERHRAEMQEMLEQWEKEKAERKREHKEVLLEMRQKVATLLAQQEELMRFENAKREVLLEEQKEKSALSEALLQTQGELSRARQQVQQLRQEVQEQQEKGQLSTIKANLQAELQEAHREVQAAQRRHKQELQGLKEEINLLLEQREALQKQVAELTSQLAACRECQEKTVQRAQQDVREAQQESRQKLSEVEHVQKLLEEAEHQKKELQAHLQYLERERSRWEEVAQQNSELQTSVNALEREKARLILTLEEKNLCLRRLEEQNLVLKNSVSQCQSALQETEQLYSEHRRELMALNTRFLA, encoded by the exons ATGTCCATCACTGAAATAGATCCAGAGGGAAATTTTGTTAGCCAAGTGGCAGTTGTGGAAGATGTTTTT GTTTCCCAGGAGGAAGAGCCATCGAGCTGGtctctggagcagctgagctgggaatcCTCTGACCAAGGGCACGCAGCAACCCAGGCAtgcagagaggaggagctgctgggccagaaGGCTGAGCTTGAGGGCCGACTGGCAGCCACAGAGTGGCTCCGACAAGacctttccaggcagctggcagagaccAG GTCAGCAAAGGAGAGCCTGGAATccaggctgtttgctgctcagcagcagataGCTCAGCTGGAGATCTCCAGGAACCATCTGGAGGCTCATATGCTCACAGTCACACAGGACAAAGAGGTGATAGAAG GACAAGTGAAATGCCTGCAAGGTGAGCTGGAAGCAGAGAGAGCTCTCAGGAAGCAGGAACAGGAAGACACAGCTCAAGAactcctgcaggcacagcagcagcatcacaaaAGCCTCAGGCCTCAGGGAACAGCTCAGCAAGTGGAAATAAAGAAGCTCCTGGAAGACCTG gCAGGTGAACGTGAAAGGCACCGTGCAGAGATGCAGGAGATGCTGGAGCAATGGGAAAAAGAGAAGgcagagagaaagagggagCACAAGGAGGTGCTGTTGGAGATGAGACAGAAAGTAGCTACCTTGCTGGCTCAACAAGAAGAATTAATGAGATTTGAAAATGCCAAGCGAGAG GTCCTGCTGGAAGAGCAGAAGGAGAAGAGTGCTTTATCAGAGGCACTGCTCCAAACTCAGGGAGAGCTCAGCCGAGCCCGCCAGCAGgtccagcagctcaggcaggaggTGCAAGAGCAGCAAGAGAAGGGGCAGCTAAGT ACCATCAAGGCAAATCTgcaagctgagctgcaggaagctcACAGAGAAgtccaggcagcacagaggaggcACAAGCAAGAGCTGCAAGGCCTCAAAGAGGAAATTAATCTGCTCCTTGAGCAGAGGGAGGCTCTACAAAAGCAG GTGGCAGAGTTGACATcgcagctggcagcctgccgaGAGTGCCAGGAAAAGACTGTGCAGAGAGCCCAGCAAGATGTGAGGGAGGCCCAGCAAGAGTCCAGGCAGAAGCTCTCGGAGGTTGAGCATGtccagaagctgctggaggaggcagaaCATCAGAAGAAGGAGCTGCAAGCACATCTGCAGTACTTGGAGAGGGAAAGGAGTCGATGGGAAGAAGTGGCACAGCAGAATTCAGAATTGCAGACTTCCGTCAATGCCCTAGAGAGGGAAAAAGCCAG GCTGATTCTGACTCTGGAGGAAAAGAACCTGTGCCTTAGAAGACTGGAGGAACAGAACTTGGTGCTGAAAAATTCCGTATCTCAGTGTCAATCTGCTCTTCAGGAGACAGAGCAGCTCTATTCTGAGCATAGAAGAGAATTGATGGCGCTCAACACCCGG TTCTTGGCTtga